From Daucus carota subsp. sativus chromosome 6, DH1 v3.0, whole genome shotgun sequence, the proteins below share one genomic window:
- the LOC108224255 gene encoding AP2-like ethylene-responsive transcription factor CRL5: MNSSNSNSSAPNWLGFSLSPHLKTEDHYQPAAAAHNVSASLYISASSNGMVSSSSPRLENFLGGGHHQYESGIEKYHSLDIIQQPFSTQEEMQYLSGLTSQNIMYQTLPQGEHREEGQVGDWILGQHMISSGLIVDVGSGSVGSMGCGDLQSLSLSMSPGSQSSCVTASRQISPTGTVCLAMETKKRGSEKMGTKQPSHRKSLDAFGQRTSQYRGVTRHRWTGRYEAHLWDNSCKKEGQTRKGRQGGYDMEEKAARAYDCAALKYWGVATHINFQLENYQQQLEEMKNMTRQEYVAHLRRRSSGFSRGASMYRGVTRHHQHGRWQARIGRVAGNKDLYLGTFSTQEEAAEAYDIAAIKFRGVNAVTNFDITRYDVEKIMASNTLLAGELARRNKDRETTNDAITTFVSPMKTNNEEGIQQGQNPSVLDWKVMQQKQNAAGQHYKDSAFSMALQNLIGSETNSSQLIGNQATKINNHHLSTPSSLVTSLSSSREGSPEKSGAAVIPFATPSIYSSWITSSQSRAAQISAANLPVFAAWNSS, translated from the exons ATGAACTCTAGTAACAGTAATAGTAGTGCTCCAAACTGGCTAGGTTTCTCCCTATCACCTCATCTGAAGACTGAGGATCATTATCAACCTGCTGCTGCAGCTCATAATGTTTCTGCAAGCCTCTACATCTCAGCATCTTCTAATg GTATGGTGTCAAGTTCTTCCCCAAGATTGGAGAATTTCTTAGGAGGAGGGCATCATCAATATGAAAGTGGTATAGAAAAGTATCACTCTCTTGACATTATTCAGCAGCCCTTTAGTACACAAGAAGAGATGCAATACCTTTCTGGCCTAACTAGCCAGAATATAATGTATCAAACCTTGCCACAAGGAGAACACAGAGAAGAAGGCCAGGTTGGGGACTGGATTCTGGGCCAGCATATGATTTCCTCTGGCCTGATTGTTGATGTTGGTTCTGGTTCTGTTGGGTCAATGGGCTGTGGGGATTTACAGTCTTTGAGCTTGTCTATGAGCCCTGGCTCTCAGTCAAGCTGTGTGACAGCATCAAGGCAGATCTCACCCACTGGCACTGTGTGTTTGGCCATGGAGACAAAGAAGAGAGGATCTGAAAAGATGGGTACCAAGCAGCCCTCTCATAGAAAGTCATTGGATGCATTTGGGCAGAGAACATCTCAGTATAGAGGTGTCACAAG GCATAGATGGACTGGTAGATATGAAGCACATTTGTGGGACAATAGTTGCAAGAAAGAGGGGCAAACAAGGAAAGGAAGGCAAG GGGGTTATGATATGGAAGAGAAAGCCGCAAGAGCCTATGACTGTGCTGCTCTTAAGTATTGGGGAGTTGCAACACATATAAATTTCCAg TTGGAAAATTACCAGCAGCAGCTCGAGGAAATGAAAAATATGACCCGTCAGGAATACGTTGCCCATCTAAGAAG GAGAAGCAGCGGTTTCTCCAGGGGAGCGTCGATGTACAGAGGGGTGACCAG GCATCATCAGCATGGAAGATGGCAAGCTAGGATTGGCCGCGTTGCAGGAAACAAAGATCTTTATCTCGGGACATTCA GTACCCAAGAAGAAGCTGCAGAAGCTTATGACATAGCTGCAATCAAATTCCGCGGGGTGAATGCTGTCACAAACTTTGACATAACACGATACGATGTGGAGAAAATTATGGCAAGCAATACTTTGCTTGCTGGAGAGCTTGCAAGGCGTAACAAAGACAGAGAGACCACCAATGACGCGATCACTACATTTGTTAGCCCGATGAAAACTAATAATGAGGAAGGTATCCAACAGGGGCAAAATCCAAGCGTTTTGGATTGGAAAGTGATGCAGCAAAAACAAAATGCTGCTGGACAGCATTACAAGGACTCCGCTTTCTCAATGGCCTTACAGAACCTGATTGGCAGTGAGACGAACTCGAGTCAACTAATAGGCAATCAAGCAACTAAGATCAACAACCACCATTTGTCAACCCCTTCTTCTTTGGTCACAAGCTTGAGTAGTTCCAGAGAAGGGAGTCCTGAGAAATCAGGCGCCGCGGTGATACCCTTTGCGACGCCATCCATCTATAGTTCTTGGATCACTTCATCTCAGTCAAGAGCAGCTCAAATTTCTGCAGCTAACTTGCCAGTTTTTGCTGCCTGGAATAGCTCTTAG
- the LOC108192775 gene encoding growth-regulating factor 1 — protein MDFGVDAVGFAASDTTTSTLFSDAPDAKLKLYGSGSFKQQRSGEDEWKDFRKVAKMCNENAGDLYGSKNVLQERSSKSSSSLFSDGQMLSFSSPNLQPYSYFNGSSTSPYSRNGGYGSGGLSSGNMHGILTGPFTPSQWMELQHQALIYKYITANSPVPSNLLNPIRKALDSAGFSSFPGAYLRPNTLGWGAFHLGFSNNTDPEPGRCRRTDGKKWRCSRDAVPDQKYCERHVNRGRHRSRKPVEGQSGHSVSGTTNTTAKFLPTSSASVVPANGTSNNIGLSHHQLNNLQHGASNPSATPHLNRNYPNKTSVDEKIQDRTGLSMLSSDIGLKENQFLTQKQMNFYQEPSRSEFGLVCSDSLLNPFQKSTSMISYDSSKDIIDSQNKSQHSLRQFMDDWPKNQTEHSSISWPAIDMQSDRTQLSISIPMAASDFMSSTSSPTNENRAVSPLRLSRDLDSTQMGLGMNGMFSETDQRQANWIPIAWENSMGGPLGEVLHSTNNSADCNNASALNLMTEGWDSSPRLATSPTGVLQKTTFHSLSNSSAGSSPRTENNLLGMHQLSSSMPTL, from the exons atgGATTTTGGTGTGGATGCTGTGGGGTTTGCTGCTTCAGATACTACTACTAGTACTCTCTTTTCTGATGCTCCTGATGCTAAGCTGAAGCTCTATGGATCTGGAAGCTTTAAGCAGCAGAGAAGTGGTGAAGATGAGTGGAAGGATTTTAGAAAGGTGGCTAAGATGTGTAATGAGAATGCTGGTGACTTGTATGGCTCAAAAAATGTGTTGCAAGAGAGATCCAGTAAGAGTAGCAGCTCTTTGTTCTCTGATGGCCAAATGCTCAGCTTCTCTTCTCCAAATTTACAGCCCTATTCGTATTTTAATGGTTCATCAACTTCACCTTACTCCAGAAATGGAG GCTATGGTTCTGGAGGCTTGAGTAGTGGAAACATGCATGGAATATTAACAGGGCCCTTCACTCCATCACAATGGATGGAGCTGCAGCATCAGGCCTTGATCTACAAGTATATCACTGCTAATTCCCCTGTACCTTCTAATCTGCTCAACCCTATCCGAAAAGCTCTTGATTCTGCTGGTTTCTCGAGCTTTCCAGGAGCCTATCTGAGACCCAACACTT TGGGATGGGGTGCTTTTCATTTGGGATTTTCCAACAACACTGATCCTGAGCCAGGGAGGTGTCGTCGGACTGACGGCAAGAAATGGCGATGCTCGAGAGATGCTGTTCCTGACCAAAAATATTGTGAGCGGCATGTCAACCGAGGACGTCATCGTTCAAGAAAGCCTGTGGAAGGTCAATCTGGCCATTCCGTCTCCGGAACCACCAACACCACCGCTAAGTTTCTCCCCACGTCGTCTGCCTCGGTGGTTCCGGCCAACGGTACATCCAACAATATTGGCCTCTCGCACCACCAACTTAACAACTTGCAGCATGGTGCATCTAATCCTTCTGCAACTCCTCATCTTAACAG AAATTACCCAAACAAGACAAGTGTTGATGAGAAAATACAAGATAGAACTGGACTCTCCATGCTATCTTCAGACATTGGTCTgaaagaaaatcaatttttgaCTCAAAAACAGATGAATTTTTATCAAGAACCCTCCAGGAGTGAATTTGGACTTGTGTGTTCTGATTCACTGCTCAACCCGTTCCAGAAAAGCACTTCCATGATAAGCTATGATTCATCTAAAGACATCATTGACAGCCAAAACAAATCACAGCATTCGCTTCGACAGTTCATGGATGATTGGCCGAAGAACCAGACTGAGCACTCATCCATCTCCTGGCCTGCAATAGACATGCAATCAGACCGTACCCAACTCTCTATATCAATACCAATGGCTGCTTCGGACTTCATGTCATCAACTTCATCTCCCACTAACGAAAATCGTGCTGTATCACCCTTGAGGCTGTCACGCGACCTTGACTCAACTCAAATGGGGCTAGGAATGAATGGAATGTTCTCTGAAACAGACCAGAGGCAAGCGAATTGGATCCCTATAGCTTGGGAAAACTCCATGGGCGGACCACTTGGAGAAGTACTACATAGCACCAACAATAGTGCAGACTGCAACAACGCTTCCGCTCTTAATCTAATGACCGAGGGATGGGACAGTAGCCCTCGCCTGGCCACGTCTCCGACAGGAGTCCTCCAAAAGACCACATTTCATTCCTTATCTAACAGCAGCGCAGGAAGTAGCCCAAGAACTGAAAATAACCTTCTCGGTATGCATCAGCTCAGTTCCTCAATGCCGACGTTATAA
- the LOC108224910 gene encoding heterogeneous nuclear ribonucleoprotein 1 — MDEESEQFKVFVGGVSWMTTEESLREHFEKFGTVARVAIARDRYSGAPRGFAFVSFTDQAAFDSALLVEHHHILGRTVDVKRAIPRSEQCQIESQQSRGLGRNNRSNGHCGNSEQLRTRKIFVGGLSANLTEEEFRNYFENFGQITDVVVMHDSLTQRPRGFGFITFDSEDSVENVMRTNFHELGGKKVEVKRAVPKEVTNNGYSGGGSGRSYNGFQQYGYSPRHDLFQGHGHPPPYGVHPGYGGILGYPYGFYGVSFPSGYGGISYGMPPFAPSTWNSPGMSGFRGYSYAGAPNFYLPHPNGGVGGRSPSVNRVDDAQLTVDRKSSSTDGGNGLLAN, encoded by the exons ATGGACGAAGAATCAGAGCAATTCAAAGTTTTTGTGGGCGGCGTGTCATGGATGACGACTGAGGAGTCACTGCGTGAGCACTTTGAGAAGTTTGGGACGGTGGCGCGTGTTGCAATTGCGCGAGATCGCTACTCTGGGGCGCCTAGAGGGTTCGCTTTTGTCTCGTTTACTGATCAGGCTGCGTTTGATAGTGCTCTTCTTGTTGAGCATCATCACATTCTTGGTAGAACG GTGGATGTGAAGAGAGCAATACCTAGGAGTGAACAATGCCAAATTGAATCACAGCAGAGTAGAGGACTGGGTAGGAACAATAGAAGTAATGGTCATTGTGGGAACAGTGAACAGCTTAGGACAAGGAAGATTTTTGTAGGGGGTTTATCCGCTAATCTTACTGAGGAAGAGTTTAGGaattattttgagaattttGGTCAGATTACCGATGTTGTGGTGATGCATGATAGTCTTACCCAACGGCCTAGAGGTTTTGGCTTTATCACTTTTGATTCTGAGGATTCTGTTGAGAATGTCATGAGGACAAACTTTCACGAATTAGGAGGTAAGAAGGTTGAGGTGAAGAGGGCTGTGCCTAAAGAGGTAACTAACAATGGATATTCTGGGGGAGGAAGTGGGAGAAGTTATAATGGGTTTCAGCAGTATGGTTATAGTCCTAGACACGACCTCTTTCAAGGCCATGGACACCCTCCACCATACGGAGTTCATCCGGGATATGGTGGTATTCTTGGCTATCCATATGGTTTTTATGGTGTTAGTTTTCCGTCAGGGTATGGTGGTATCAGCTATGGGATGCCTCCTTTTGCACCTAGCACATGGAACAGTCCTGGTATGTCAGGTTTTAGAGGTTACTCCTATGCTGGAGCTCCAAATTTTTACCTGCCTCATCCAAATGGTGGAGTTGGAGGAAGGAGTCCATCTGTGAATCGTGTAGATGATGCACAATTGACGGTTGATAGGAAGTCTTCAAGTACTGATGGCGGGAATGGTCTGCTGGCGAACTAA
- the LOC108224461 gene encoding AP2-like ethylene-responsive transcription factor CRL5, with amino-acid sequence MNSSNSNSGAPNWLGFSLSPHLKTEDHYQPAAAAHNVAASLYISASSNGMVSSSSPRLENFLGGGHHQYESGIEKYHSLDIIQQPFSTQEEMQYLSGLTSQNIMYQTLPQGEHREEGQVGDWILGQHMISSGLIVDVGSGSVGSMGCGDLQSLSLSMSPGSQSSCVTASRQISPTGTVCLAMETKKRGSEKMGTKQPSHRKSLDAFGQRTSQYRGVTRHRWTGRYEAHLWDNSCKKEGQTRKGRQVYLGGYDMEEKAARAYDCAALKYWGVATHINFQLENYQQQLEEMKNMTRQEYVAHLRRRSSGFSRGASMYRGVTRHHQHGRWQARIGRVAGNKDLYLGTFSTQEEAAEAYDIAAIKFRGVNAVTNFDITRYDVEKIMASNTLLAGELARRNKDREATNDAITTFVSPMKTNNEEGIQQGQNPSVLDWKVMQQKQNAAGQHYKDSAFSMALQNLIGSETNSSQLTVNQATKINNHHLSNPSSLVTSLSSSREGSPEKSGAAVIPFATPSIYSSWITSSQSRAAQISAAHLPVFAAWNSS; translated from the exons ATGAACTCTAGTAACAGTAATAGTGGTGCTCCAAACTGGCTAGGTTTCTCCCTATCACCTCATCTGAAGACTGAGGATCATTATCAACCTGCTGCTGCAGCTCATAATGTTGCTGCAAGCCTCTACATCTCAGCATCTTCTAATG GTATGGTGTCAAGTTCTTCCCCAAGATTGGAGAATTTCTTAGGAGGAGGGCATCATCAATATGAAAGTGGTATAGAAAAGTATCACTCTCTTGACATTATTCAGCAGCCCTTTAGTACACAAGAAGAGATGCAATACCTTTCTGGCCTAACTAGCCAGAATATAATGTATCAAACCTTGCCACAAGGAGAACACAGAGAAGAAGGCCAGGTTGGGGACTGGATTCTGGGCCAGCATATGATTTCCTCTGGCCTGATTGTTGATGTTGGTTCTGGTTCTGTTGGGTCAATGGGCTGTGGGGATTTACAGTCTTTGAGCTTGTCTATGAGCCCTGGCTCTCAGTCAAGCTGTGTGACAGCATCAAGGCAGATCTCACCCACTGGCACTGTGTGTTTGGCCATGGAGACAAAGAAGAGAGGATCTGAAAAGATGGGTACCAAGCAGCCCTCTCATAGAAAGTCATTGGATGCATTTGGGCAGAGAACATCTCAGTATAGAGGTGTCACAAG GCATAGATGGACTGGTAGATATGAAGCACATTTGTGGGACAATAGTTGCAAGAAAGAGGGGCAAACAAGGAAAGGAAGGCAAG TATATCTTG GGGGTTATGATATGGAAGAGAAAGCCGCAAGAGCCTATGATTGCGCGGCTCTTAAGTATTGGGGAGTTGCGACACATATAAATTTCCAG TTGGAAAATTACCAGCAGCAGCTCGAGGAAATGAAAAATATGACCCGTCAGGAATACGTTGCCCATCTAAGAAG GAGAAGTAGCGGTTTCTCCAGGGGAGCGTCGATGTACAGAGGGGTGACAag GCATCATCAGCATGGAAGATGGCAAGCTAGGATTGGCCGCGTTGCAGGAAACAAAGATCTTTATCTCGGGACATTCA GTACCCAAGAAGAAGCTGCAGAAGCTTATGACATAGCTGCAATCAAATTCCGCGGGGTGAATGCTGTAACAAACTTTGACATAACACGATACGATGTGGAGAAAATTATGGCAAGCAATACTTTGCTTGCTGGAGAGCTTGCTAGGCGTAACAAAGACAGAGAGGCCACCAATGACGCGATCACTACATTTGTTAGCCCGATGAAAACTAATAATGAGGAAGGTATCCAACAGGGGCAAAATCCAAGCGTTTTGGATTGGAAAGTGATGCAGCAAAAACAAAATGCTGCTGGACAGCATTACAAGGACTCCGCTTTCTCAATGGCCTTACAGAACCTGATTGGCAGTGAGACGAACTCGAGTCAACTAACAGTCAATCAAGCAACTAAGATCAACAACCACCATTTGTCGAACCCTTCTTCTTTGGTCACAAGCTTAAGTAGTTCCAGAGAAGGGAGTCCTGAGAAATCAGGCGCCGCGGTGATACCCTTTGCGACGCCATCCATCTATAGTTCTTGGATCACTTCTTCTCAATCAAGAGCAGCTCAAATTTCTGCAGCTCACTTGCCAGTTTTTGCTGCTTGGAATAGCTCTTAG